One genomic window of Nocardioides daphniae includes the following:
- a CDS encoding SAVED domain-containing protein: MSINPTDPVFISYRQSDGTDITAELAWLLRAAGIPVWRDRDDLPPGDTEQRLNEAMNAGLSGAILVITPEVAKSEVVQHVESPRLIELHSDHPQFVLGIANAVEREPGKLDYDAPDRVLLKRPGTLNSVDQSPANRAGLINLVGKLVFHRIAAQRELNGTDDTFNISIQTRNTPQVYDRTGSELDIRIRPNTHERLPSVPGLVDLADVIRFIPGAVTRSSAKRVQVRGGAHLTVAFALGAAIPSSRVGNLEVVDQRGDSWTSGTEADLSDPALLEVTGSGSNPQLSSTGRSKVAIYLDLLQRRSDAAYERYLDEQGDTLTAWRHLRLGTDDLINPDDAGAVAAEAAHHIRELSETNNNAEAHLLLRCPFPIAVLVGRLCNTLRVTTYEWDDTDPAKGDADYRARYVATMKIRPSAATGAIEQVLPTH, translated from the coding sequence ATGAGCATCAACCCAACAGACCCGGTGTTCATCTCCTACCGCCAAAGCGACGGCACCGACATCACCGCCGAACTCGCATGGCTTCTCCGAGCGGCAGGGATCCCCGTCTGGCGCGACCGTGACGACCTCCCGCCCGGCGACACCGAACAGCGGCTCAACGAAGCGATGAACGCAGGCCTCTCCGGCGCCATCCTCGTCATCACACCCGAAGTCGCAAAAAGCGAAGTGGTCCAGCACGTCGAGTCCCCCCGACTCATCGAACTTCATTCCGACCACCCGCAGTTCGTTCTCGGCATCGCAAACGCCGTGGAGCGCGAACCAGGGAAGTTGGACTACGACGCCCCAGATCGCGTCCTCCTGAAGCGCCCCGGAACCCTCAACAGCGTCGACCAATCTCCCGCCAACCGGGCAGGGCTCATCAACCTCGTCGGGAAGCTCGTCTTCCACCGCATCGCCGCCCAGCGAGAACTCAACGGGACCGACGACACGTTCAACATCAGCATCCAGACCCGCAACACCCCACAGGTCTACGACCGCACCGGCAGCGAACTCGATATCCGCATCCGCCCCAACACCCACGAGCGGCTACCCAGCGTCCCCGGCCTCGTAGACCTAGCCGACGTCATCCGGTTCATTCCCGGCGCAGTGACCCGTTCCTCGGCCAAGCGCGTACAGGTCAGAGGAGGCGCCCACCTCACCGTCGCCTTCGCCCTCGGCGCCGCGATCCCCTCCTCACGCGTCGGGAACCTTGAAGTCGTCGACCAACGCGGAGACTCGTGGACCAGCGGCACCGAGGCGGACCTGTCGGACCCCGCCTTGCTCGAAGTCACGGGCAGTGGCTCGAATCCTCAGCTCAGCTCCACCGGAAGGTCCAAGGTCGCCATCTACCTCGATCTGCTCCAGCGCCGGAGCGATGCCGCCTACGAGCGCTACCTCGACGAGCAGGGGGACACCCTCACTGCTTGGCGCCATCTTCGGCTCGGGACCGACGACCTCATCAACCCTGATGACGCGGGGGCCGTCGCAGCCGAAGCGGCCCACCACATCCGCGAACTCTCCGAGACCAACAACAACGCAGAAGCGCACCTCCTGCTTCGCTGCCCGTTCCCCATCGCGGTCCTTGTCGGCAGGCTCTGCAACACCCTCCGGGTCACCACCTACGAGTGGGACGACACCGACCCTGCCAAAGGCGACGCTGACTATCGGGCGCGCTACGTCGCCACCATGAAGATTCGCCCCTCTGCCGCTACCGGCGCCATCGAGCAGGTCCTCCCAACTCATTGA
- a CDS encoding Mov34/MPN/PAD-1 family protein yields the protein MLLISESAEAAMIRAANNSFPHETGGILVGVHADGRPWVVGAIEIPSRDRGSHHYRIPHGTTQPAVRAARREDPRLGYLGDWHSHPSDVGPSPTDLASLAFISIRHPLAPNPTSIVLRRTGTSYALDAQRIVTVKPRPCAIRSTGNLPPLSDKEPT from the coding sequence GTGCTCCTGATCTCTGAATCAGCTGAGGCCGCCATGATTCGGGCGGCCAACAACTCATTTCCCCACGAGACCGGAGGAATTCTCGTCGGTGTCCACGCTGACGGCCGGCCATGGGTCGTCGGTGCAATTGAAATCCCGAGCCGCGACCGGGGCAGTCACCACTACCGGATTCCGCACGGAACCACCCAGCCTGCCGTCCGCGCGGCAAGACGCGAAGATCCCCGCCTGGGCTACCTCGGCGACTGGCACAGCCACCCCAGCGACGTCGGCCCCAGCCCCACCGACCTTGCCTCACTGGCGTTCATCTCCATCCGTCACCCGCTTGCGCCCAACCCAACATCCATCGTCCTCAGACGCACCGGAACGAGTTACGCACTCGACGCACAGCGGATCGTCACGGTGAAACCGCGCCCATGTGCCATCCGGAGCACCGGCAACCTCCCACCGCTCAGCGACAAGGAACCGACATGA
- a CDS encoding nucleotidyltransferase: MSNLPTLDWTLLQPLSILSACLRIDPDAVRIAADRYLQLAAIPEPPGICRWWQLISKHGLGKDLRGRSVETLSSQFGDAARNVTLHGEKAKRAQDAQREVRAVLEADPTLKEWGIDPILIGSYARQTARYPGKDVDIFLRLQNRTNRFDPEIIYKRVCDVLVDEYGPTERGGRVTQQARSLKIDFAAPSLPDDQQFSVDAVPAVKWGDTGHWGIPNRNRDLWRKEESRWIQTNPVQFAADTNALAVSDQTPTVDGANAYRPVVRLMRQIRHVHLGDARPGGLAVEVGCFHAWKTGSIFGGSYAELLVSTFDAVATEFRKAADKGLADPVFGTKMQPELSPSQWNETAWRLEDFAAKGREALAADRCRAAKIWRDILGTNDRGQVLPLPEGCDAAGFPIGAVTAVGAVGSNDPRGFA; this comes from the coding sequence TTGAGCAACCTCCCCACGCTCGACTGGACGCTGTTGCAGCCCTTGTCGATCTTGTCCGCGTGCTTGCGGATCGACCCGGACGCGGTCCGGATCGCAGCTGATCGCTATCTCCAGCTGGCCGCGATCCCTGAACCACCCGGAATCTGTCGGTGGTGGCAACTAATCTCGAAGCACGGTCTCGGGAAGGACCTGCGAGGGAGAAGCGTGGAAACACTCAGCAGTCAGTTCGGCGACGCCGCCCGCAACGTGACCCTGCACGGCGAGAAGGCTAAGCGTGCACAGGATGCGCAGCGGGAGGTTCGCGCAGTGCTCGAAGCCGACCCCACGCTCAAGGAGTGGGGGATCGATCCGATCCTCATTGGTTCCTACGCGCGGCAGACCGCGCGGTACCCGGGCAAGGACGTCGACATCTTCCTCAGACTCCAGAACCGCACCAACCGCTTTGACCCGGAGATCATCTACAAAAGGGTTTGTGACGTTTTGGTGGACGAGTACGGCCCCACCGAGCGTGGAGGGCGTGTGACCCAGCAGGCTCGAAGCCTCAAAATCGACTTCGCCGCCCCGAGCCTTCCTGACGACCAACAGTTCAGCGTCGACGCGGTCCCTGCGGTCAAGTGGGGCGACACCGGGCACTGGGGCATCCCAAACCGGAACCGCGACCTGTGGCGAAAGGAAGAGAGCCGCTGGATCCAGACCAACCCCGTCCAGTTCGCCGCTGACACCAACGCACTCGCCGTCAGCGACCAGACCCCGACCGTCGACGGAGCGAACGCCTACCGACCCGTCGTTCGGCTCATGCGCCAGATCCGTCACGTGCACCTCGGTGATGCCCGCCCCGGTGGCCTCGCCGTCGAAGTCGGATGCTTCCATGCGTGGAAGACCGGAAGCATCTTCGGTGGCTCGTACGCCGAACTCCTCGTCAGCACCTTCGACGCTGTCGCCACAGAGTTCCGCAAGGCTGCAGACAAGGGCCTCGCCGACCCGGTCTTCGGCACGAAGATGCAGCCCGAACTTTCGCCCAGCCAGTGGAACGAGACGGCATGGAGACTGGAGGACTTCGCTGCCAAGGGCCGCGAAGCGCTCGCCGCAGACAGGTGTCGTGCCGCGAAGATCTGGCGCGACATCCTCGGCACGAACGACCGAGGACAGGTCCTCCCGCTACCCGAGGGCTGTGACGCAGCCGGGTTCCCGATCGGAGCCGTCACCGCCGTGGGTGCAGTGGGCAGCAACGATCCCCGCGGTTTCGCCTGA
- a CDS encoding HesA/MoeB/ThiF family protein, whose translation MTEATTMHVTFYQGWPLRYAHVRVDGLRTDHAANGTVCLWAEDDPAQIAGIDIEVLWSRLDEWAARAQNGFRVEDRALDAYLPFDRHSGWRAELPFNDLVKKGSNGFKTPLVAIKRGNTLLMGSPEDAEVADLLRGVFYLRNDIGQAPRNLTDVEQALTKKQGADLAQGLADRTDVGAADASGGYDFIVVGWPRHDREHDAVALLLSGAGETLRAEAMAASANDHLARQRRAGPDRELLADKTVLIAGAGSVGGHVAVTLASSGVANLRLHDEDALTTANLVRHVADKYAVGYDKAIGVLVAAKERAPWVTVTPAKYLPSNPSALAKTIEGVDLVIDCTGIFHVSAALAEVCRRTGTPLITGALYHQGALARVQRQAEGDTRIAGRPANPAYRALPPEDLAASAQGFLELGCTAPVNNAPPTSVLAVAADIAHAAIDYLTGRRERSDERIIVLRAMDPPFDRPGTLDSPASPSGGAA comes from the coding sequence TTGACTGAGGCGACGACTATGCATGTCACCTTCTACCAAGGGTGGCCGCTCCGATACGCCCACGTCAGGGTCGATGGTCTCCGAACCGACCATGCAGCTAACGGCACCGTCTGCCTCTGGGCGGAGGACGACCCAGCGCAGATCGCAGGCATTGACATCGAAGTGCTTTGGTCCCGCCTCGATGAATGGGCAGCCAGAGCCCAAAATGGCTTCCGGGTAGAGGACCGTGCTCTGGACGCCTATCTCCCCTTTGACCGGCACTCCGGGTGGCGGGCCGAGCTCCCATTCAATGACCTCGTCAAGAAGGGCAGCAACGGCTTCAAGACGCCGCTGGTCGCGATCAAGCGCGGCAACACTCTGTTGATGGGTTCACCGGAGGATGCCGAGGTCGCCGATCTGCTGCGGGGCGTCTTCTACTTGCGTAACGACATCGGACAAGCGCCACGCAACTTGACGGACGTCGAGCAAGCACTGACCAAGAAACAAGGCGCCGACCTCGCTCAGGGACTCGCGGATCGAACCGACGTCGGTGCGGCCGACGCAAGCGGCGGATACGACTTCATCGTGGTGGGCTGGCCCAGGCACGACAGGGAACACGACGCCGTCGCCCTGCTCCTCTCAGGAGCAGGGGAAACCCTGAGAGCCGAAGCAATGGCAGCCTCAGCGAACGACCATCTCGCGCGCCAACGCCGCGCAGGTCCCGACCGCGAACTACTCGCCGACAAGACCGTCCTCATCGCGGGAGCAGGATCGGTCGGAGGACATGTCGCGGTCACCTTGGCCAGCAGTGGAGTGGCTAACCTCAGACTCCACGACGAAGACGCTCTCACGACCGCAAACCTTGTACGTCACGTCGCCGACAAGTACGCAGTGGGCTACGACAAGGCCATCGGAGTCCTCGTCGCTGCAAAGGAGCGCGCCCCATGGGTAACCGTCACCCCGGCTAAGTACCTCCCAAGCAATCCGTCGGCTCTCGCGAAGACCATCGAGGGTGTCGATCTCGTCATCGACTGCACCGGGATCTTTCACGTCAGCGCCGCGCTCGCGGAGGTCTGCCGCCGGACGGGCACCCCGCTCATCACCGGAGCGCTGTACCACCAAGGCGCACTCGCGCGAGTTCAGCGGCAGGCGGAGGGCGATACCCGTATTGCGGGACGCCCCGCTAACCCTGCTTACCGCGCACTCCCACCCGAGGACCTCGCAGCGTCCGCCCAGGGGTTCCTCGAATTGGGCTGCACAGCACCGGTCAACAACGCCCCGCCCACCAGCGTCCTCGCCGTTGCTGCCGACATCGCCCACGCCGCCATCGACTACCTCACCGGACGGCGCGAGAGGTCCGACGAACGGATCATCGTGCTCCGGGCGATGGACCCGCCGTTCGACCGCCCCGGGACACTCGACAGCCCCGCCTCTCCCAGCGGAGGAGCGGCATGA